DNA sequence from the Lagenorhynchus albirostris chromosome 5, mLagAlb1.1, whole genome shotgun sequence genome:
GGGCCCGGCAAGAGGAGGGAGCGGGCCGAGCCGGGAGGGGGCTTAGCCGACTCGGGCTCGCTACTAAAGGCCTGCTGCCTGCCTCTGGGCTTTGCGGGGTGGACTCGTGGGCTTTCCGCCTGACTCCCCACCGCTGAGGGTGGCAGGAGGCGCACAGCCTAGAGAGGGACTGGTCAACCCTCTCCAGCCCGTGGCGACTGGCCTTGCACGCCCACTCACGATTACCCCCCTCTGCCTACATCTCTCCTCTCACTGTCCTGGGAGTGGCCCTGTGCTGGGAACCTGCCTCTCCGAGCTGTGTCCCAACCCCCTTCAGGAGGTAGTCTGGAAACGCTGGCCATGCTCCCTACCACGGAGTTTTTGACTAAACTTGTTACCTGCTTTAGAGTCTGCAGGTTGATGAAGTGGACCGCGGCCCCATTTGGGGGCACCTGTGAGCACCTGATCACCTCTCACCTCTTAAAACTGTTTTAGTTCCCTTACCCCACTCCCAACGGAAACAAAAATCACCCTACCCTGTGGAGGGAAACAGGAGCCCAAGGGAGGCTATCAAGGCATCCTTCCCACAACTGCTGATCCCTGCTTGGGCCTTGGTTCCCACAGATGGTGGTGCACGCTGGGGCCTGGCCGTAGTTCTAGTGTCTGAGGTGGGCCAGCCTACTTAACTCCAGTGTCATGGATTTCTCCATGCCTTAGGCCAGGCAGGAGCTTGTGACATTGAGGGCTGGGTTTGGAATGGGTCCTGGGCTTTCAGGGCAGGTGGTCAGTCACACAGGCCTTAGTATGTGTGGTACTTGAGGTTCTTTGGAGCTAAGACTCTAGCTGAGATGTGTACTTTACTTGGGTTCACATGAGGAATTCTGGGATTTGTAGTCCTAAATTAATCTCATGACTTTTGAAGCTGAGAAGCAGCAGGCTGCTCTGATTCCTCTGGCCCTGCTAAGGCTTAGAGTTCAGGAAGCCATCCCTCCTTTAGTCAGGAGAGTTTGGCTGACCTCATGACTAGCCTCAAGAGCCCTGATTAGGTACCAGCTGGCAGCCAGGGATGGCCTGTAACCTTGTGTCTTCCTTCTGGTTGGTAGCATTTCTGGGGACCACCAGCTGGCTGAGGCTCAGGGACAGAGACGGCTGCTCCAGCTAAAGGTCAGTTGTTATGTACATTGCCTGTTGGCACTGTCTAGGGGATGAGCCTCATCTCCCTGAGCTCCAGAGAGCTCAGCTGGGCCCTGGCACTCCCACCTCCTCAAAGCCATGAGGCAGAAGTGTTCTCCTTATGTGACTAGGCACAGGTTCCAAGTGGGGAGGGGACTGGCTCAGCATCCGGAGCCAAAATAGGAACAGAACTGGGAGCTGAGCCTGGAGCAGTTCTGGGCTTTTGGTTCTCTGCATCAACACAGCCAGCATGCCTATGATTTCTGTGCTGGGCAAAATGTTTCTGTGGCAGCGTGAAGGGCCTGGAGGACGATGGACTTGTCAGACAAGTCGCAGAGGTGAGATCAGGGACGCAGATGTGATTTGGGAGGTGATGGGAAGCTGAGGAATAGGATGCTTATGTGGCAAGAGGAAAATTACTCTGGCTTAGATTTTGGGAACCAGGCTGAAATAGGAGCAACCAAGTTGGGGCCAAACAGGGCATTAAGAAAAAGCTTTAGGGGACTGGGGCGAAAGTCAGAAAAAATCACGGGTTTGTCAGAAAAGAAGAGTAAAGGGCTGCGCACAAGCTGTGGCTGGCGAGAGGAAGAAACCAGAGCAAGCCTGTAAAGGGTCCAAgttgttggtggtgatggtggtggaagACTGTGGTGTGCTTTCCAAGAGGAATGGGTAGGCTGAGAAACCTGAGAAAATTCCGAATTTATCAAAGATTAGGTTTCATACCTAGGGCTTTGATGACATGATATATCTTGAGGAGGATGGTGAGGAGTGGCTGCCACCAAAGGGCCCCCGGAGGCCTGAAGTTCAGGGCTGTGGGATGGGGGCTTTCAGACTTGCGGAGCGCTCCAGGTGGATGCTTATattctgggaggtgggggaggtggtATGGAGAAATGGAACGGCAACCCCGGATGAAAATGGGGATCTCGGCAGAAGTGCGAGCCCCGCTGAAaagccttccccccacccctcagtGGCCTCGGATCCGGCGTGGGCTGTGGAGTGGATCGAACTTCCTCGGGGcctctctctgtcttccttgGGATCTGCTCGGACCCTCCGAGGCTGGAGCCGGTCCTCCCGTCCTTCCTCAGTGGACAGCCAGGACTTGCCAGAGGTGCTGGGCCCCTGGTTTTGGTAGTGGGGAGGGTGTGCCGCAGCCCGCTTCGCCAGCCTACTCCTGGCTCCCTTTTCCTGCGAGCGAGCGGAGGCGCTATCCGGCCGGCGGGGCCCCAAGGCCGCCCCCATGCCGGTCTGCTCTGCTTGGCGCTGTGCCAGCGGGCGGGCTTTCTTGCGCCTTGGGCCCTGACGTCAGCGCATCCCGGGCCGTATCCCTGGAGACCCTGTTGCATGGTGATGGGTTGCCAGGGAGACATACACCTTTTCTCTGGGCCTGGGCCGCAGCTGCGTGAGCGCAGGCAAGGATGGCGGTGGCTGGGGGGAGTGATGGGTGGGAGGGGGGCGAGTCAGGAAACACCCACCAGGTGCTCCTCCCCCCAGGCCTGGCCAGAAGCTGCCGGCACCACCCTGGGGGCGCTGTCAGCCAGGTACTGAAGGGGAGGGACAGGGTGGGCCTGAGGTCAAGGGGCAGGTGGAGTCCCTCTTCTGAGGGGTGGGAACGTAACGGAGGAGAGCTAGGCAATGCCGAGGAGGGGGTGTGTGCCtctgacttcattcattcattgagggAAACGTTTCCCCGGGCTGCCAAGGGGCGCTGAGCCAGGGGTAGGGTGGAGGTAGGAACCCAGGTGAATCAGACTCAGGCTTTGCCATCCCAAGATCCCTCAGGAGAGATGCAAGGGCATCGCTGAGGTGGGGCTGCAGGCATccaagaggacagagagagaaactggaCTGAAATCGTAATGGGAGGTGGCACTTGAGGGTCAGGCCTTAAATGGTAGGGAGCATTTTGTCAGGCAAGGATGGCATTCTTCGCCCAGGGGAAAGCTGCGTTCCTTTGCCTGGAGGGAAGGTGGGGAAGTGGACTTTTACTGGGCAGAGGAGATCAGTGGTGGATTCCAAGCAGGCCTGGAAGGAGGCCGGGGCCTCACGGAGTGGGTTCCTTCAGTGCCTGACTGTGAAGCTTGCGCTTCACTGGGCCTTGGAGGAGTCCAGGAAAGATTTTAAATAGGGACATATTGTGAGCAGTTGCACTCCAGgaaaattatttgtttacatttatacTTTGCCTCATTCATTCAGCCTATGTATTTTGAGCGATTACTGTGTACCAGGCGCTATGTTAAACACAAGGGTGCAGCAGTGACCAAGAGAGACCAAATTCCTCAAAGAGCTAAAGATCaacaagaaataaggaaacacaggaaaTAGACCATAATGACACACACGGGGTACGTCGATTGAGGATGGTGGCTTGTTACAGACTACAGAGGGAGGATGGACTACTGGTAGGGTGGCCAGGAAGGCCCTCTGAGAGAGTAATATTTCAGCCAAGACCCCAAAGATGAGAAAGAGCCAGACAGTcatgggaaggggggaggggaacacTTACATACACAACATTCTGGGCTGAGAAAACAGTGTGTTCCAAGTCTCAGCGTGAGTTGGAACTTGGGGGACCACCACTTGTGCTAATCTGGGCAAGGGGCACTGAGGGCTTGCCCTTGAGGAAGGGCAGTGGCAGTGGGAGTGGAATGGTTGAGGGTACTATAAGAGACAGTTTGGCGATGGAATCATTAGGTCTTAACACCAGATACGGGTAAGCAAGATAGGGAAGAGCTGAGGTTTGGAGCCAGGCTGAATGGGCGAATGGTGGGGTGATGCAAAGTCAGGAAGTCTGGAAGCAGGGCCAGATATGGGGAGAAGGTGTTGGGCTTGGTTTTGGTCATGCTGTAGGCTCTAGAAACAGCTAGAATGGGGGTCAGAAGactgagaggaggagaggggcaaGGGAGAGAGGACCTgaagggaagtccctcttcccaTACCCTTGTCCCCTCCTCTTTGCTCTTCTCAAAGGCCCCACTCCGTTTACTTGCCAAcctgcttccctcccctctgCAAGCTGGGACGGTGGAGGGTTAGCTGCAGTTCTGCTTCTTTGGGCCTGACGGAGTCTCTGTTGCTCCCTGGGAGGACACAGTTTGCTGATCCTGGCTTCTTACCCTCTTACATATCCCAGCAGCCACTGGGACATCTGAGATGCTCTCGCATCTCTTCTCGGCTCCCACATCCGCTTGATGCCTTGGGTGGAGTACGGGCATCTGGGGGACACTGCTGTCAGAGGGGCACTCACCCTCTGATGCTGTCACCCAAGGTGAATGTTGGAGACACAGTCGCGATGCTGCCCAAGTCCCGAAGAGCCCTAACTATCCAGGAGATTGCTGCGCTGGCCAGATCCTCCCTGCATGGTATGCACCCTCTCCCGTGCCTCTGGCCATTTGGTCCTTTCTTTGCCCTTTTGCACATGCCCTTGGGGACTGGATCCTGTGAGCTCTTGCTGggatctcccttttcctctctttctcagatgaatcccagcctcctcctcccacccaagGGCACATGTGGACCCTACCACTTCCCTCCCAGATGCTCCCTGGTCTTTCCCCTTACCAGCTTTCCTCACTCTGGCCCACCTTCAGGTATTTCCCAGGTAGTGAAGGACCACGTGACCAAgcccactgccatggcccagggcCGAGTGGCTCACCTCATTGAGTGGAAGGGCTGGAGCAAGCCAAGTGACTCGCCCGCTGCCCTAGAATCAGCCTTTTCCTCCTATTCAGACCTCAGTGAGGGTGAACAAGAGGCTCGCTTTGCAGCAGGTGGGTTTATCAGGGATGCTCGTGTGCCTCTCCTTGGGCCTGATGTGGGGGTTGGAGTCTTTCTACACCCCTGTGTCTACCCTCTCCTGTGTCCAAGCTGAGCCCTAGTCTTAGTTCATCCTCTCTGCTAAACGAATTCTGTGTCCTTCCTCTCAGGAGTGGCCGAGCAATTCGCCATTGCAGAAGCCAAGCTCCGGGCATGGTCATCAGTGGATGGGGAGGACTCCACCGATGAATCCTATGATGAGGACTTTGCTGGGGGAACTGACTCAGGTGAGGGGACATCCCATTGCTAGTGCTGCCAGCTGGGCTGGAACTGCCTGATAGGCCTTGTGATTCAGAGCTTGGCCTTTGTTTTGGAAGGGGAGATCCAGAATGTCCTCAAGctgtggaaggggagaggagagggacagaCTCTGTCCAGGCAGTCCTTGACATTCAAGGGGCAGGTGGGCTATCTACGCTTGTGGGTGGGCAGTCAGCAGTTGGAAATGGAGTGGTTCCTCTTTCACAGGTGCTGAGCCTTCTCTGCCTGTCTGTGCAGTTGGGCTTTGcagtcctgaaaaaaaaaaaggcccagggcttccctggtggcgcagtggttgagagtctgcctgccgatgcaggggacacgggtttgtgccccggtctgggaagatcccacatgccgcggagcggctaggcccgtgagccatggccgctgagcctgcgcgtccggagcctgcgctccacaatgggagaggccacaacagtgagaggcccgcgtaccgcaaaaaaaaaaaaaaaaaaaaaaaaaaaaaaaaaaaaataggcccaGAGACCTCACTGATACGTTCTCAGCAGCTGCTCTCTGAGAGGGTCCGCTTCTGGCTGGCTGTGGCAGCGCAGAGGAGCCGCAGTGCAGCAGCACAGCTCCTCACAGGGCTGGGGCCCCAGGCAAACAGGAAGGCTTGCTGGGCCTGGACTGCCCACAGGGCCGCTGGCTCCAGCTCAGCATCCTTGCCTTCCAGCCAAGGCCTGCCTGTGGACCTTTCTCTGGGCCAGGGCATGCAGAGGGGACCCTGCGGGGGGCCGTGCAGCTGTGCAGAGGCCCTCCTTTCATCTTCCATTCTCTGAACCACATGGCTGACTTTCTCTGTAGCTTCTGGGCTCAAACCTCACAGGCCACCTTCCCCCCCCCTTTGCCTTTGAAGATCATTGCCTCCGCCCACCCCGACCCCTCCAGCTAATTAACAAGTTCTCCAAGGTGGGCAATACATTAGAGCAGACTGGAGACTGCTGCTGTGGTCTAGAGGGGACTGATTTGGATGCCTGAACCACAAGCGTTTTTGTTTAATTGAGTTCCAGGCTTGCTTTGACTCCTGGTATAatgataataactaacatttatccAAGGCCACTACTAGCCTATGTGGAAtctttgtgcaaattagaaaaaggcatGTCTTTATCTGGTGGGCACAGACCCATGCTAGAGCATGTTGCTTGGTGGGTAGAGTGAGTGCTGAATTTCAGCCCTCACTCACTGCCTTGGACAGGCTCCCCTCGTGCAGTGAACAACCTGCACCATGTATGGTATCCCtgtatattttgtttcatatggTGTACCAGAGTCTGTTGTTCTCTCAAGAACCCTGTAAATTTATAACCCCCAATTCACCATTAAGGGAATCGAGGcactgagaggttaagtgacttgctccaaGTTACTCAGCTCCTGTGAGGGTGGAGCTGAGAGGATGCGGCTTCCATTCCAGGTTGGCCAATTGAAGTGGGGCTAGCTGGgctgtcttctttctctccccctgcAGACATGACTGGGCAGCTGCCCCTGGGGCCCCACCTCCAGGACCTCTTCACCGGCCACCGATTCTCCCGGCCTATGCGCCAGGGCTCCGTGGAACCCGAGAGCGACTGCTCGCAGACCGTGTCCCCAGAGACCCTGTGCTCTAGTCTGTGCAGCCTGGAGGACGGGTTGTTGGGCTCCCCGGCCCGCCTGGCTTCCCAGCTGCTGGGCGACGAGCTGCTCCTCGCCAAACTGCCCCACAGCCGGGAAAGTGCCTTCCGCAGCCTGGGCCCATTGGAGGCCCAGGACTCGCTCTACAACTCGCCCCTCACAGAGTCCTGCCTTTCTCCTGCTGAGGAGGAGCCAGCCCCCTGCAAGGACTGCCAGCCGCTCTGCCTGCCGCCAGCGAGCAGCTGGGAACGGCAGCGGCAAGCCTCTGACGTAGCTTCTTCTGGGGTGGTGTCCTTAGACGAGGATGAGGTGGAGCCAGAGGAACAGTGACCCAAATCATGCCCGGTGGTGGCATGTGTCCCCTGGCCGCTGCTGGGGGCAGAGCCTCTGTGCCCAAGCACGGGCGAGGCTTCCAGCAGAGCTCCAAAGCCTGGAGGGCTCCTGGGAGCACTCACTCCTCCATTGTGTGTTTGCATGAAAGTGTTCAGAGGAggcaggggccaggctgggggcgCATGTCCTGCCCCCACTCCTGGGGTTTGCCGGGGGTTGCCCGGGGCCCCTGGGGCATGGCTACAGCTGTGGCAGACAGTGATGTTCATGTTCTTAAATCAAAACCACCACGTGCACATTTCCCCCTTGGGTGATGTGAACCCCTATGGGGGCAGCTGTGACTGGGCTGTGTGGGGTGGAGCAGGAGGgagccctgcctccccaccccctccccctgcctctcctctgcttctctcctcacCTCCGAGTCCATGTGTAGTGCTTGACAGAATTGCCCccgcccggggtggggggtggctctgACCCTCCTGGAGCCTCTGGATTGAGCTGTCCCCCCAAGGGCCCCTCGCCCAGCTGGGCTCGTGCTGTGCTTCACCTGTCCATCATCTCTAAATCTTCTTTTTCCTAAAGAGGGGTCTTGGTCTGTTCTTTCAGTCGGATCTTCTCTGGGAGGCACTGGAATGATGAAGGCCTGTACTCTCGGCCCTTTCCCTGGCCCCCCTGGCGGGGTCTGGGCCCTTTCCCAGCTACTTGTAGGACATGTGGGCAGGGTCCTGGTGGCTCTCAGCCTGGGGGCTGCCCCATTCACTCAACAGTTCTCTTTAGGGTGGAGCTGGAAGACGGGATGGCTCTGGTTGCCACGGAGCCGTGATTTGGATGTTCTTCCAGAGAGGGCCACGAGGGGGCCACACAGGTGGCCGGGCAGCTGCCAGCAGGAATGGTGCCAACGAGTGACAGTCATGAGGGAGCGTCTCTCCTTGGGGAGGAAAGAGGGTAGTGCCTTTCTTGGTTGAACAAAAGGCCAAAGCTACCTTACTGGGGGACTGCGCCCCAACCAGGGTGTTGATGGCAAGCGGTGGTGGTGGCCTCTGCAGACCCTGCATTCCACGGACAGCAGGCTCTGGAGTTTTATGGCTGTCGGGGGGGGGTGGGTGGCTGCTGAAAGTGGAGCCTTGTAGGCTTTGGCAGGTGAGAGGGCCCAAGGTAAGAACAGGAGCCGGTGGGCACAAGCATTCTACATAGAAGTGGCTCATTAGgtgtttattttgttctatttaagaatttgttttattaaattaatataaaaatctttGTAAATCTCTATGTACATCTGGTGACGGGAG
Encoded proteins:
- the FAM131A gene encoding protein FAM131A isoform X3, encoding MLPKSRRALTIQEIAALARSSLHGISQVVKDHVTKPTAMAQGRVAHLIEWKGWSKPSDSPAALESAFSSYSDLSEGEQEARFAAGVAEQFAIAEAKLRAWSSVDGEDSTDESYDEDFAGGTDSDMTGQLPLGPHLQDLFTGHRFSRPMRQGSVEPESDCSQTVSPETLCSSLCSLEDGLLGSPARLASQLLGDELLLAKLPHSRESAFRSLGPLEAQDSLYNSPLTESCLSPAEEEPAPCKDCQPLCLPPASSWERQRQASDVASSGVVSLDEDEVEPEEQ
- the FAM131A gene encoding protein FAM131A isoform X2; this translates as MGCIGSRSPAGQVASDPAWAVEWIELPRGLSLSSLGSARTLRGWSRSSRPSSVDSQDLPEVNVGDTVAMLPKSRRALTIQEIAALARSSLHGVAEQFAIAEAKLRAWSSVDGEDSTDESYDEDFAGGTDSDMTGQLPLGPHLQDLFTGHRFSRPMRQGSVEPESDCSQTVSPETLCSSLCSLEDGLLGSPARLASQLLGDELLLAKLPHSRESAFRSLGPLEAQDSLYNSPLTESCLSPAEEEPAPCKDCQPLCLPPASSWERQRQASDVASSGVVSLDEDEVEPEEQ
- the FAM131A gene encoding protein FAM131A isoform X1, producing the protein MGCIGSRSPAGQVASDPAWAVEWIELPRGLSLSSLGSARTLRGWSRSSRPSSVDSQDLPEVNVGDTVAMLPKSRRALTIQEIAALARSSLHGISQVVKDHVTKPTAMAQGRVAHLIEWKGWSKPSDSPAALESAFSSYSDLSEGEQEARFAAGVAEQFAIAEAKLRAWSSVDGEDSTDESYDEDFAGGTDSDMTGQLPLGPHLQDLFTGHRFSRPMRQGSVEPESDCSQTVSPETLCSSLCSLEDGLLGSPARLASQLLGDELLLAKLPHSRESAFRSLGPLEAQDSLYNSPLTESCLSPAEEEPAPCKDCQPLCLPPASSWERQRQASDVASSGVVSLDEDEVEPEEQ